In the genome of Bradyrhizobium arachidis, one region contains:
- a CDS encoding glutamine synthetase beta-grasp domain-containing protein, producing MTKYKLEYIWLDGYTPTPNLRGKTQIKEFASFPTLEQLPLWGFDGSSTQQAEGHSSDCVLKPVAVFPDGARTNGVLVMCEVMMPDGKTPHASNKRATILDDAGAWFGFEQEYFFYKDGRPLGFPTAGYPAPQGPYYTGVGFSNVGDVARKIVEEHLDLCLAAGINHEGINAEVAKGQWEFQIFGKGSKTAADQMWMARYLMLRLTEKYGIDIEFHCKPLGDTDWNGSGMHANFSTAYMREVGGKEYFEALMGAFEKNLMDHIAVYGPDNDKRLTGKHETAPWNKFSYGVADRGASIRVPHSFVNNGYKGYLEDRRPNSQGDPYQIASQILKTISSVPTDKKAVA from the coding sequence ATGACCAAGTATAAGCTCGAGTACATCTGGCTCGACGGATATACGCCGACTCCGAACTTGCGCGGCAAAACCCAGATCAAGGAATTTGCGTCGTTCCCGACGCTCGAGCAGCTTCCGCTCTGGGGCTTCGATGGCTCCTCCACCCAGCAGGCCGAAGGCCACAGCTCCGATTGCGTGCTGAAGCCGGTCGCCGTCTTCCCGGACGGCGCGCGCACCAACGGCGTGCTCGTGATGTGCGAAGTCATGATGCCCGACGGCAAGACCCCGCATGCGTCCAACAAGCGCGCCACCATCCTCGATGACGCCGGCGCCTGGTTCGGCTTCGAGCAGGAGTACTTCTTCTACAAGGACGGCCGTCCGCTCGGCTTCCCGACCGCCGGCTATCCGGCGCCGCAGGGCCCGTACTACACCGGCGTCGGCTTCTCGAACGTCGGCGACGTCGCCCGCAAGATCGTCGAGGAGCATCTCGACCTCTGCCTGGCTGCCGGCATCAACCATGAAGGCATCAACGCGGAAGTCGCCAAGGGCCAGTGGGAATTCCAGATCTTCGGCAAGGGCTCCAAGACCGCTGCCGACCAGATGTGGATGGCCCGCTACCTGATGCTGCGTCTCACGGAGAAGTACGGCATCGACATCGAGTTCCACTGCAAGCCGCTCGGCGACACCGACTGGAACGGCTCGGGCATGCACGCCAACTTCTCGACTGCCTATATGCGCGAAGTCGGCGGCAAGGAGTATTTCGAGGCGCTGATGGGCGCGTTCGAGAAGAACCTGATGGACCACATCGCCGTCTACGGCCCGGACAACGACAAGCGTCTGACCGGCAAGCACGAGACCGCGCCCTGGAACAAGTTCAGCTACGGCGTGGCCGACCGCGGTGCTTCGATCCGCGTTCCGCACTCCTTCGTCAACAACGGCTACAAGGGCTATCTGGAAGACCGCCGTCCGAACTCGCAAGGCGACCCCTACCAGATCGCTTCGCAGATCCTGAAGACGATCTCGTCCGTGCCGACCGACAAGAAGGCCGTGGCCTAA
- a CDS encoding substrate-binding domain-containing protein, translating to METIRMLSTLGLMGAMRSLASAFEAASGIHVDADFAPTLALLKRLRDGEAADLVILTREGLDEMIGEGRVIAGSAADLARSFVGIAVRAGQAHPDIATEAALRTTLLAARSVAYSRLGASGVYFAQLIQRMGIAEKINARATIVEQGFTAERLVSGEADLAVQQISELKQVDGIEVVGAVPHELQTPAVFSAGRIGSAQHAEAADRLLRYLASPEVVPVLRQSGLEP from the coding sequence ATGGAAACAATTCGCATGCTCTCGACGCTCGGCCTGATGGGCGCGATGCGCAGCCTGGCCTCCGCGTTCGAGGCCGCCAGCGGCATCCATGTCGATGCGGACTTCGCGCCGACGCTGGCGCTGCTCAAGCGTCTGCGCGACGGCGAGGCCGCCGATCTCGTCATCCTCACGCGCGAAGGCCTCGACGAGATGATCGGTGAGGGCCGCGTGATCGCTGGCAGCGCAGCCGATCTGGCGCGCTCCTTTGTCGGCATTGCCGTGCGGGCAGGGCAGGCCCATCCCGACATCGCAACCGAAGCCGCGCTACGCACGACGCTGCTCGCGGCGCGGTCCGTCGCCTATTCGCGGCTGGGCGCGAGCGGCGTCTACTTCGCCCAGCTGATCCAGCGGATGGGGATCGCGGAGAAGATCAACGCCAGGGCCACCATCGTCGAGCAGGGGTTTACGGCGGAGCGGCTCGTCAGCGGCGAGGCTGACCTTGCCGTGCAGCAGATCAGCGAGCTGAAGCAAGTTGATGGCATCGAGGTGGTCGGCGCGGTCCCGCATGAGCTGCAAACTCCGGCCGTGTTCTCCGCCGGCCGCATCGGCAGCGCGCAGCATGCGGAGGCCGCGGATCGTCTGCTCCGCTACCTGGCATCGCCTGAGGTCGTGCCAGTGTTGCGCCAATCGGGACTCGAGCCTTGA
- a CDS encoding GrlR family regulatory protein gives MLDGLYKVEYGVGGAFGRSIMCMHKGKLLGGNSAFAHLGSYEVRDGVIEGEVITERHNDDPNYKPLMGTDIAAIKVRGRTEGSTILFEGRAEPMPGNVFWANLAPLDDEALPPRGTVGPDGIVNGLYAIHIRALDGVDAGLSGVMLLMDGRILGGDAFFYYLGSYSSADGRWKGEMLNQEHTPAKDDNPVFGGLEVGIGFSGTCTADSGELEGIALAGKRSLRLAASLKLMRRA, from the coding sequence TTGCTGGACGGGCTCTACAAGGTTGAATACGGCGTTGGCGGCGCCTTCGGCCGCAGCATCATGTGCATGCACAAGGGCAAGCTGCTTGGCGGCAATTCCGCCTTCGCCCATCTCGGTTCCTATGAGGTCAGGGACGGCGTGATCGAAGGCGAGGTCATCACCGAGCGCCACAACGACGATCCCAATTACAAGCCGTTGATGGGCACCGACATCGCTGCGATCAAGGTGCGCGGCCGGACCGAAGGATCGACGATCCTGTTCGAGGGCAGGGCGGAGCCGATGCCGGGCAACGTGTTCTGGGCCAATCTCGCGCCGCTCGACGACGAGGCTCTGCCGCCGCGCGGCACGGTCGGTCCCGACGGCATCGTCAACGGGCTCTACGCCATCCACATCCGCGCGCTCGACGGCGTCGATGCCGGGCTCTCCGGCGTGATGCTGCTGATGGACGGCCGCATCCTCGGGGGCGATGCGTTCTTCTACTATCTCGGCTCCTATTCCTCGGCGGACGGCCGCTGGAAAGGCGAGATGCTGAACCAGGAGCACACGCCGGCGAAAGACGACAATCCCGTGTTTGGCGGTCTCGAGGTCGGGATCGGCTTCTCCGGGACCTGCACCGCCGACAGCGGCGAGCTCGAAGGCATTGCGCTCGCCGGCAAGCGCAGCCTGCGCCTTGCGGCGTCGCTCAAGCTGATGCGACGGGCGTAA
- a CDS encoding DUF2735 domain-containing protein, producing MMNNGLSQGSAKIYQFPVGGRAALAGRRYGETRLPADQASLPANVSICSDSWYHQDAVDEAKPKWDR from the coding sequence ATGATGAACAATGGTCTGAGTCAGGGATCTGCAAAGATCTATCAATTTCCCGTCGGGGGCCGTGCAGCTCTCGCCGGACGCCGCTATGGCGAGACCCGCCTTCCCGCCGATCAGGCTTCGCTTCCCGCGAACGTCTCGATCTGCAGCGACAGCTGGTATCACCAGGACGCGGTCGACGAAGCCAAGCCAAAATGGGACCGCTAA
- a CDS encoding tyrosine-protein phosphatase — MQDSSLKHSPARHLALQGASNFRDLGGYPTTDGRTTRWRHIFRSNHLGQLTAADVEIIRALGVRSAFDFRGVEERAAGICVVEEITVHSLPIEPTVVAALRAELVAGRLTAPVASEIMRDSYRNYVRHNTHSFRTLFGHLLEDRAPLVIHCTAGKDRTGFASALILHALGVPDDVIAEDYLLTNQHYKRDALAAIDLPEDVRNAIGSVEASYLAAAFEAVGKEYGDLETYLRDGLRIGPPEQEALRARYLQS; from the coding sequence ATGCAAGACTCTTCCTTAAAGCACTCCCCTGCCCGTCACCTCGCCTTGCAAGGCGCCAGCAATTTTCGCGATCTCGGCGGCTATCCGACCACCGACGGCCGCACCACGCGCTGGCGGCACATCTTCCGCTCCAACCATCTCGGCCAGCTCACGGCCGCCGACGTCGAGATCATCCGCGCACTGGGCGTGCGCAGCGCGTTCGACTTTCGCGGCGTCGAGGAGCGCGCGGCCGGCATCTGTGTGGTGGAGGAGATCACCGTGCATTCGCTGCCGATCGAGCCGACGGTGGTCGCTGCGCTACGCGCCGAGCTCGTCGCGGGCAGACTGACCGCGCCGGTCGCGAGCGAGATCATGCGCGACTCCTACCGCAACTATGTCCGCCACAACACACACAGCTTCCGCACGCTGTTCGGCCATCTGCTGGAAGACCGTGCGCCGCTCGTGATCCATTGTACCGCCGGCAAGGATCGCACCGGCTTTGCCAGCGCGCTGATCCTGCATGCGCTGGGCGTGCCCGACGACGTCATTGCCGAGGACTATTTGCTGACCAACCAACACTACAAGCGCGATGCGCTGGCCGCCATCGACCTGCCCGAGGATGTGCGCAATGCCATCGGCAGCGTCGAGGCGTCATATCTTGCCGCGGCTTTCGAAGCCGTCGGCAAGGAATATGGCGACCTCGAAACCTATTTGCGCGATGGGCTCAGGATTGGCCCACCGGAGCAGGAGGCGCTGCGGGCGCGTTATCTGCAGTCGTAA
- a CDS encoding tetratricopeptide repeat protein, which produces MRTYFLAILLTLAAPLAAHAQSADLVLCDRVAADPSDPDKPADVKGVTDIAPSDIATAIRFCKQAASSSRRAMFALGRAYAANRQTNEAIAAWRKAAEKGSSAAMVELGVAYGTGAGVAKDEAQARKLFEKAAQSGNPRGVSNLAALGGSGGGTPADPVQARALLGKAAETNAEAQYQLGLMLASGNGGEKDDVAARALFEKAAAQNHPGALERMGAFAQEGRGGPKDKDAAKAYYERAAALGDEDAKKALERLRCPYAIKNKQGQLVTTLCF; this is translated from the coding sequence ATGCGAACCTATTTCCTTGCCATCCTCTTGACGCTCGCGGCGCCGCTGGCGGCGCATGCGCAATCGGCTGATCTCGTCCTGTGCGACAGGGTCGCCGCCGATCCCAGCGATCCCGACAAGCCGGCCGATGTGAAAGGCGTGACGGACATCGCGCCCTCTGACATCGCGACCGCGATCAGGTTTTGCAAGCAGGCCGCGTCATCCTCGCGGCGGGCGATGTTCGCGCTCGGCCGCGCCTATGCGGCCAACCGCCAGACGAACGAGGCGATCGCTGCCTGGCGCAAGGCGGCTGAGAAGGGATCGAGCGCGGCGATGGTCGAACTCGGCGTGGCGTATGGCACCGGCGCTGGTGTCGCCAAGGATGAAGCACAGGCGCGAAAACTGTTCGAGAAGGCGGCGCAATCAGGCAATCCCCGCGGCGTCAGCAATCTCGCCGCGCTCGGCGGCTCCGGCGGCGGCACGCCGGCCGATCCCGTGCAGGCCCGCGCGCTGCTCGGCAAGGCCGCCGAGACCAATGCGGAGGCGCAGTACCAGCTCGGCCTGATGCTGGCGAGCGGCAATGGCGGCGAGAAGGACGACGTCGCGGCGCGCGCGCTGTTCGAGAAGGCGGCGGCGCAAAACCATCCCGGCGCGCTGGAGCGGATGGGCGCCTTCGCGCAGGAAGGCCGCGGCGGTCCCAAGGACAAGGATGCTGCAAAGGCCTATTACGAGCGCGCCGCAGCGCTCGGCGACGAGGATGCCAAGAAGGCGCTGGAGCGGCTGCGCTGTCCCTATGCGATCAAGAACAAGCAGGGCCAGCTCGTCACGACCCTGTGCTTCTAG
- a CDS encoding DUF2161 domain-containing phosphodiesterase yields METALYLPVKRFLEELGFTVKGEIGGCDLVGLSAGDPPVVVIGELKLAFNLELILQAVDRASAADEVWIAAKMSIRGKGRESDARYRNLCRRLGFGMLGVTDRGQVEVLVKPPTAAPRREPKVRSRLVAEHQRRQGDPVLGGSTRAPIMTAYRQQALACASALADGPRRVRELRERCPDAGKILLNNVYGWFERADRGIYGLTEAGHVALKRWPQQRVGVDAGVASPP; encoded by the coding sequence GTGGAAACCGCGCTCTATCTTCCCGTCAAACGCTTCCTCGAAGAGCTCGGCTTCACCGTGAAGGGCGAGATCGGCGGCTGCGATCTCGTCGGCCTCAGCGCCGGCGATCCGCCGGTCGTCGTGATCGGCGAGCTCAAGCTCGCGTTCAATCTCGAGCTGATCCTGCAGGCGGTCGATCGTGCATCGGCAGCCGATGAGGTCTGGATCGCCGCCAAGATGTCGATCCGCGGCAAGGGGCGCGAGAGCGATGCGCGCTATCGCAATCTCTGCCGCCGACTCGGCTTCGGCATGCTCGGGGTGACCGATCGCGGCCAGGTCGAAGTGCTGGTGAAGCCGCCGACCGCGGCGCCGCGCCGCGAACCGAAGGTGCGCTCACGTCTCGTCGCCGAGCATCAGCGCCGCCAGGGCGATCCCGTGCTCGGCGGCAGCACGCGCGCGCCGATCATGACGGCGTATCGCCAGCAGGCGCTCGCCTGCGCATCGGCGCTCGCCGACGGTCCGCGGCGCGTGCGCGAATTGCGCGAGCGCTGTCCCGATGCCGGCAAGATCTTGCTTAACAATGTGTATGGCTGGTTCGAACGGGCCGACCGGGGAATCTACGGGCTGACCGAGGCCGGGCACGTAGCCCTGAAACGCTGGCCACAGCAGCGTGTTGGGGTCGACGCCGGTGTCGCGTCACCGCCCTGA
- a CDS encoding GrlR family regulatory protein: MTIRNGLYHIRIKFLDSIEGGNQGVMVLRDGTMRGGDSFFFAYGSYASANGKWKGELTNEEHSPSFDERPVWGRKVVTIGFSGTYTDETAYGEGIALAGKQSIRFKGDLRLLVPD; encoded by the coding sequence ATGACGATCAGGAACGGGCTCTATCACATCCGCATCAAGTTCCTGGATAGCATCGAGGGCGGCAATCAGGGCGTCATGGTGCTGCGCGACGGCACCATGCGCGGCGGCGATTCATTCTTCTTCGCGTATGGCAGCTACGCCTCGGCCAACGGCAAATGGAAGGGCGAGCTGACCAACGAGGAGCACTCGCCCTCGTTCGACGAGCGCCCGGTATGGGGCCGCAAGGTGGTGACCATCGGCTTCAGCGGCACCTATACCGACGAGACCGCCTATGGCGAGGGCATCGCGCTCGCCGGCAAGCAGAGCATCCGCTTCAAGGGTGATCTGCGGCTGCTGGTGCCGGACTAG
- a CDS encoding GNAT family N-acetyltransferase translates to MVLEDTARTRSVPGYVRTLSQQEELPLLRDHLLRLDAASRHDRFNGFLDDSFIERYAARCAEDGTAIVAYIVDGVVRGAAELHPPEGDSLPEVAFSVEASVRRQNVGTILFSRLIAEARWKGFKRLRITTGAENHAMRALARKFGAHLQFRHGESTGTIDLTKTTEDELADLAAAPFKAGRALLSFNSTCWKIISSMYGSRAA, encoded by the coding sequence GTGGTACTTGAAGACACCGCCCGCACGAGGTCCGTTCCGGGCTATGTGCGGACCCTGAGCCAGCAGGAAGAATTGCCGCTTCTGCGCGATCACCTGCTCAGGCTCGATGCCGCAAGCCGGCACGACCGCTTCAACGGTTTTCTCGACGACAGTTTCATCGAGCGTTACGCCGCCCGCTGCGCCGAGGACGGCACCGCGATCGTCGCCTACATCGTCGATGGCGTGGTGCGCGGCGCGGCCGAGCTGCATCCGCCGGAAGGTGATTCGCTGCCCGAAGTGGCCTTCAGCGTGGAAGCATCAGTGCGCCGCCAGAATGTCGGCACTATCCTGTTCAGCCGCCTGATCGCCGAAGCGCGCTGGAAGGGCTTCAAGCGCCTGCGCATCACCACCGGCGCCGAGAATCACGCGATGCGGGCGCTCGCCAGGAAGTTCGGCGCGCATCTGCAATTCCGCCATGGCGAATCGACCGGGACGATCGATCTCACCAAGACGACCGAAGACGAGCTCGCCGATCTCGCCGCCGCGCCGTTCAAGGCCGGTCGCGCGCTTCTCAGCTTCAACTCGACCTGCTGGAAGATCATCTCCAGCATGTACGGCAGTCGCGCCGCCTAG
- a CDS encoding GrlR family regulatory protein, with the protein MFEGFYKVRFQLGDAVGRSVMHAGHGKMLGGNSAFAHIGTYEKTDDGVDVVIKTVRHNPDPNYRAMAGTDDATLLAKGWAEGNLYRFKGELKELPGVPFQSVMTPITEDEVPIAGGVGEGGIVDGLYSVHLRMLDGVDGGLTGVMLLKGGRILGGDAAFHYLGSYTAANGRWKGQILNQEHTPAKDDPIFGGHEVGIGFSGRYDGEEAVLEATALAGKRSLRLTAALKLMHRA; encoded by the coding sequence GTGTTTGAAGGCTTCTACAAGGTGCGGTTTCAACTCGGCGACGCGGTCGGCCGGAGCGTGATGCATGCCGGCCACGGCAAGATGCTCGGCGGCAACTCGGCCTTCGCCCATATCGGCACCTACGAGAAGACCGACGACGGCGTCGACGTCGTGATCAAGACCGTCCGTCACAACCCCGACCCGAACTACCGCGCCATGGCGGGCACCGACGATGCGACCTTGCTTGCCAAGGGCTGGGCCGAGGGCAATCTCTATCGCTTCAAGGGCGAATTGAAGGAGCTGCCGGGCGTGCCATTCCAGTCGGTGATGACGCCGATCACCGAAGACGAGGTCCCCATCGCCGGCGGTGTCGGCGAGGGCGGCATCGTCGACGGGCTTTATTCGGTGCATCTGCGCATGCTCGACGGCGTCGACGGCGGCCTCACCGGCGTGATGCTGCTCAAGGGGGGCCGTATCCTCGGCGGCGATGCCGCGTTCCACTATCTCGGCAGCTACACCGCCGCGAACGGCCGCTGGAAGGGTCAGATCCTGAACCAGGAGCACACGCCGGCCAAGGATGATCCGATCTTCGGCGGCCACGAGGTCGGCATCGGCTTCTCCGGCCGCTATGACGGCGAAGAGGCGGTGCTGGAGGCGACCGCCCTTGCCGGCAAGCGCAGCCTGCGCCTCACCGCCGCGCTCAAGCTGATGCACCGCGCCTGA
- a CDS encoding SGNH/GDSL hydrolase family protein — translation MPDNFPALEFPASIVDLKHPLDNFRAALAGTGPVRIVAMGSSSTAGLDNVVAYPARLELYLRRHFKDHDQRPNIRIDVFNRGKGGEEANLEVPRFNDDIFADNPSLVLWQVGTNAVFRKEQFNFDEVVGKIAEGLKLLHDHPTIDVVLIDPQYTTAMLFDDNAELAEKMVSAIRTAAQDAKVNLFQRWALMRHWHVSNKASFEQLVAPDDDLQLHQSDWSTMHIARALRSAILKATGATKKCGCLITTADNAPAAPPAPVGQS, via the coding sequence ATGCCTGACAATTTTCCTGCCCTCGAATTTCCCGCTTCGATCGTTGATCTCAAACATCCGCTGGACAATTTCCGAGCTGCGTTGGCCGGAACGGGGCCCGTACGCATCGTGGCGATGGGATCGTCTTCGACGGCCGGACTCGACAATGTCGTTGCCTATCCCGCACGGCTCGAACTGTATTTGAGAAGACATTTCAAGGACCACGATCAGCGTCCGAACATCCGGATCGACGTATTCAACCGGGGCAAGGGCGGCGAAGAAGCGAACCTGGAAGTGCCTCGGTTCAACGACGACATCTTTGCTGACAATCCATCGCTTGTGCTTTGGCAGGTTGGAACCAACGCCGTCTTTCGCAAGGAACAGTTCAACTTCGATGAGGTGGTCGGCAAGATCGCAGAGGGATTGAAACTCCTGCACGACCATCCGACCATCGATGTCGTGCTGATCGATCCGCAATACACGACGGCCATGCTGTTCGACGACAACGCCGAGCTGGCCGAAAAGATGGTTTCAGCGATCCGAACCGCTGCGCAAGACGCCAAGGTCAACCTGTTCCAGCGGTGGGCGCTGATGCGGCACTGGCACGTCTCCAACAAGGCGTCGTTCGAGCAGCTCGTTGCCCCGGACGATGATCTGCAGCTGCACCAGAGCGACTGGAGCACAATGCACATCGCCCGTGCCCTTCGTTCGGCGATCCTCAAAGCCACCGGAGCCACGAAAAAATGCGGGTGCTTGATTACGACTGCAGATAACGCGCCCGCAGCGCCTCCTGCTCCGGTGGGCCAATCCTGA
- a CDS encoding MliC family protein: MDRHKAIVLAITMLAGGISGARQADAQTFRTYRCADGTQFIVGFYDYDKRAFLQIDGEPVTLAKRLTLSGARYSGAGVTLKIGKTGATTVKHLKRPVTACAVIERPQL; encoded by the coding sequence ATGGACCGGCACAAGGCCATTGTTTTGGCGATCACCATGTTGGCGGGCGGAATTTCCGGCGCGCGGCAGGCCGACGCGCAGACGTTCCGGACCTACCGCTGCGCCGATGGTACGCAATTCATCGTGGGGTTTTATGACTACGACAAGCGCGCCTTCCTCCAGATCGACGGCGAACCGGTCACGCTGGCGAAGCGGCTCACGCTGTCTGGCGCGCGCTATTCGGGGGCAGGGGTGACGCTGAAGATTGGCAAGACCGGAGCGACCACGGTCAAGCACCTCAAGCGGCCAGTCACGGCGTGCGCGGTAATCGAAAGACCTCAGCTCTAG
- a CDS encoding SDR family oxidoreductase gives MQGKVIVVTGALGALGKVVAETAQSRGARIAGIDYAPSQFSATPERIEIGGIDLSDAAQAKTAIEAAAKHFGRLDALINIAGGFTFETVGDGDIKTWQRMHALNVLTALNASHAALPHLAASKAGRIVNIGAMGALQAGSGMGPYAASKAGVHRLTEALANEWKGKVTVNAVLPSIIDTKANRADMPKADFSKWVTPQELAEVILFLASDAASGVTGALIPVGGRV, from the coding sequence GTGCAGGGAAAAGTCATTGTCGTGACCGGTGCGCTCGGCGCACTCGGCAAGGTGGTCGCCGAGACCGCGCAGTCGCGCGGCGCGCGCATTGCCGGCATCGACTATGCGCCCTCGCAATTTTCGGCAACGCCTGAGCGCATCGAGATCGGCGGCATCGATCTGTCCGACGCTGCGCAGGCGAAGACGGCGATCGAGGCCGCTGCGAAGCATTTCGGTCGGCTCGACGCGCTGATCAACATCGCCGGCGGCTTCACCTTCGAGACGGTCGGCGACGGCGACATCAAGACCTGGCAGCGCATGCATGCGCTCAACGTGCTGACGGCGCTCAACGCCTCCCACGCTGCGCTGCCGCATCTCGCCGCCTCGAAGGCCGGCCGCATCGTCAACATCGGCGCGATGGGCGCGCTCCAGGCCGGCTCCGGCATGGGCCCCTACGCCGCGTCGAAGGCCGGCGTGCATCGTCTGACCGAGGCGCTGGCGAACGAGTGGAAAGGCAAGGTCACCGTGAACGCGGTGCTGCCCTCGATCATCGACACCAAAGCGAACCGCGCCGACATGCCCAAGGCGGACTTCTCGAAATGGGTGACGCCGCAAGAACTCGCCGAGGTGATCCTATTCCTCGCCAGCGACGCCGCGAGCGGCGTTACGGGGGCGTTGATCCCGGTCGGCGGGCGCGTCTAG
- the nhaA gene encoding Na+/H+ antiporter NhaA yields MTDQRPGRNPSGSQSLAERALATLQHFLHVEAISGIVLLAAAAAALLWANSPFARSYHDLWNLPIPLRFGAFAFEEPLHFWVNDALMTVFFLVVGMEIRREIHEGTLSRFDQAILPVLAAFGGVVVPALIYLSFNAVPGRGHGWAIPTATDIAFAVGVLALLGKSIPGNVRVFLLALAIIDDIIAVLIIALFYTSGNDPSGLAVAALGVVMALVFQRLGIGSAYVYVVPAFIVWAGFLMTGVHPTLAGVVLGLITPVWSLRPEILPPVIRVETALHPWVAYVIMPIFALANAGVSFKGMELSGGPQLVTLGVALALCAGKPIGVIGTTWLAVRIGWCRLAPDVSWSGVCLIGLLAGIGFTMSIFIAMLAFTDEKLLDASKFGVLFGSLISVTLSLGWGAEYAHRQQKGER; encoded by the coding sequence ATGACAGATCAGCGGCCCGGCAGAAACCCTTCAGGGTCCCAATCTCTCGCTGAGCGAGCGCTCGCGACACTCCAGCACTTCCTACATGTCGAGGCGATCAGCGGGATTGTGCTGCTCGCGGCCGCGGCGGCTGCATTGCTGTGGGCCAATTCGCCATTTGCTCGTTCGTATCATGATCTCTGGAACTTGCCGATTCCACTTCGCTTCGGCGCATTTGCCTTCGAAGAGCCGCTGCATTTCTGGGTCAACGACGCGCTGATGACGGTGTTCTTCCTCGTCGTCGGCATGGAGATTCGCCGCGAGATCCACGAGGGCACGCTGAGCCGGTTCGACCAAGCCATCTTGCCGGTGCTGGCGGCATTCGGCGGGGTCGTCGTTCCAGCGCTGATCTATCTGAGCTTCAACGCCGTTCCGGGGCGCGGCCACGGCTGGGCGATACCCACCGCCACCGATATCGCGTTCGCTGTGGGCGTGCTGGCGTTGCTCGGAAAATCGATTCCAGGCAACGTCAGAGTCTTTTTGCTGGCGCTTGCGATCATCGACGACATCATCGCGGTGCTCATTATCGCGCTGTTCTACACCAGCGGAAACGATCCCAGCGGCCTCGCGGTCGCGGCGCTCGGCGTTGTCATGGCGCTCGTCTTTCAGCGCCTCGGGATTGGCTCTGCCTATGTCTATGTCGTGCCGGCGTTTATCGTCTGGGCGGGGTTTCTGATGACCGGGGTTCATCCGACGTTGGCAGGGGTCGTACTTGGCCTGATCACGCCGGTGTGGTCGCTCCGTCCCGAGATCCTGCCGCCCGTTATCCGCGTGGAGACGGCGCTGCATCCGTGGGTGGCCTACGTCATCATGCCGATCTTCGCGCTGGCGAATGCGGGGGTCAGCTTCAAGGGCATGGAGCTGTCAGGTGGCCCTCAGCTCGTGACGCTAGGCGTTGCGCTTGCGTTGTGCGCGGGCAAGCCGATCGGCGTGATCGGTACGACATGGCTTGCGGTGCGCATCGGTTGGTGCCGCCTTGCGCCTGATGTCTCATGGTCGGGCGTCTGCCTCATCGGGCTCCTAGCCGGCATCGGCTTCACCATGTCAATCTTCATCGCCATGCTCGCGTTCACGGACGAAAAGTTATTGGATGCGTCGAAGTTTGGCGTGCTGTTCGGCTCGCTTATCTCTGTTACCTTGAGCCTTGGATGGGGGGCGGAATACGCTCATCGGCAACAAAAGGGTGAACGATGA